From the Halorhabdus utahensis DSM 12940 genome, one window contains:
- a CDS encoding CoxG family protein, translated as MSIRLEQVIEVSATPEEVWRFIADPEQRAKYISVVEDYTVDGDRSATWEISLPIPVINRTITVETEDVERREPEFVKFVGRSKAVRVVGEHELTPTETGTRLTNTFTVEGRIPGVERFFKKNLEAEFENLRDGLDAYLDGE; from the coding sequence ATGTCGATCCGTCTGGAGCAAGTGATCGAGGTGTCGGCGACGCCGGAGGAAGTCTGGCGATTTATCGCTGATCCGGAACAGCGTGCAAAATACATCAGTGTCGTCGAGGACTACACTGTCGACGGCGACCGATCGGCGACCTGGGAGATCTCGCTCCCGATCCCCGTGATCAATCGGACGATCACCGTCGAGACGGAAGACGTCGAGCGCCGGGAACCGGAGTTCGTCAAGTTCGTCGGTCGGTCGAAGGCAGTGCGCGTCGTCGGCGAACACGAACTCACGCCGACGGAGACGGGAACGCGTCTCACGAACACCTTCACTGTCGAGGGGCGGATCCCCGGCGTCGAACGCTTTTTCAAGAAAAACCTCGAAGCCGAGTTCGAAAACTTGCGCGACGGTCTCGACGCGTATCTGGACGGCGAGTGA
- a CDS encoding DUF7123 family protein, with the protein MVELNEEEQRILEYLRTRVASGDSYFRAKNIAESIGLSAKQVGVRLPHLAEKADEVDIEKWGRARSTTWRVTRS; encoded by the coding sequence ATGGTCGAGTTGAACGAGGAAGAACAGCGCATCCTGGAGTACCTGCGGACGCGGGTCGCCAGCGGTGACAGCTACTTCCGCGCGAAGAACATCGCCGAGAGCATCGGGCTCTCGGCCAAGCAGGTCGGTGTTCGGCTCCCACACCTCGCGGAGAAGGCCGACGAAGTAGATATCGAGAAGTGGGGGCGGGCGCGGTCGACAACCTGGCGAGTGACCCGGAGCTAG
- a CDS encoding DUF7525 family protein, which yields MPATIDSEKGFGLTILFGVLALAGALVMLLGAADNLVAAAGFALAIGAGSAAVAASHAFD from the coding sequence ATGCCAGCCACGATCGACTCCGAGAAAGGCTTTGGGCTGACGATTCTCTTTGGCGTCCTCGCACTCGCCGGGGCACTCGTCATGCTTCTGGGTGCGGCCGACAATCTGGTCGCTGCGGCGGGGTTCGCATTGGCCATCGGCGCGGGTTCGGCGGCCGTCGCCGCCAGCCACGCCTTTGATTGA